A region from the Lycium barbarum isolate Lr01 chromosome 8, ASM1917538v2, whole genome shotgun sequence genome encodes:
- the LOC132606916 gene encoding uncharacterized protein ycf20, translating into MAAKLALPSGPTTCRHLSADHTRSRLIGAVGRRKAAHSLGRIMDFQLSVIKFVQPYSFRKFKRLAWSIRSAADGSGLNSSPTTSSSGGTRLIRAIEALLAKLDARIKVLKNNLPMKLLFFLVGFYCATAFATVIGQTGDWDIISAGLAVAVVEGIGALMYRSIPIINEARSLITMFNYWKTGLTLGLFLDSFKY; encoded by the exons ATGGCAGCCAAACTGGCTTTACCGAGCGGTCCAACAACTTGTAGGCATTTGAGTGCTGATCATACTAGATCAAGACTTATTGGAGCTGTTGGCCGTAGGAAAGCTGCACATTCATTAGGCAGAATCATGGATTTCCAACTATCTGTTATTAAGTTTGTCCAGCCTTATTCTTTCAGGAAATTCAA GAGGCTGGCGTGGTCAATAAGAAGTGCTGCAGATGGCAGCGGACTAAATTCTTCTCCTACAACCAGCAGCAGCGGTGGAACTCGACTTATTAGGGCCATCGAGGCACTTCTAGCCAAATTAGATGCCAGAATTAAGGTGTTGAAGAACAATCTACCAATGAAGTTGCTATTTTTCTTAGTGGGTTTCTATTGTGCAACCGCATTTGCCACTGTAATAGGGCAGACAGGTGATTGGGATATTATTTCTGCTGGATTAGCTGTGGCTGTGGTGGAGGGCATTGGAGCTCTCATGTATAGATCTATTCCCATAATAAATGAGGCAAGGAGTCTCATCACTATGTTCAATTATTGGAAGACCGGGCTGACTCTTGGTCTATTCCTGGACTCTTTCAAGTATTAA
- the LOC132606917 gene encoding UDP-glucuronic acid decarboxylase 1-like: MKLHTQSSMNHRRDEEMSMSISQNTPPSSPKTFKHPRSLPRSINYLLKEQRLLFILIGILIGSTFFILINPSSQIPKSHDSIPSITHTSAITTPFKTSNSGSFLTGTGTGRVPVGIGRKRMRVVVTGGAGFVGSHLVDKLIKRGDDVIVIDNFFTGRKENLMHHFGNHRFELIRHDVVEPILLEVDHIYHLACPASPVHYKYNPVKTIISNVMGTLNMLGLAKRIGARFLLTSTSEVYGDPLEHPQKETYWGNVNPIGVRSCYDEGKRTAETLTMDYHRGAGVEVRIARIFNTYGPRMCLDDGRVVSNFVAQAIRKQPMTVYGDGKQTRSFQYVSDLVDGLVALMEGEHIGPFNLGNPGEFTMLELAEVVKEVIDPSATIEFRANTADDPHKRKPDISRAKELLNWEPKVPLRDGLPRMVNDFRNRILNEDEGKGN, translated from the exons ATGAAATTGCACACACAATCTTCAATGAATCACAGAAGAGATGAAGAAATGTCAATGTCAATTTCACAAAACACCCCTCCATCTTCTCCAAAAACATTCAAACACCCCAGATCTCTTCCTAGATCCATTAATTACCTCCTTAAAGAACAACGTCTCCTTTTCATCCTTATTGGTATCTTAATCGGGTCAACATTCTTCATTCTCATCAACCCATCTTCACAAATCCCCAAATCACACGATTCAATTCCCTCAATTACACATACATCAGCTATTACCACACCGTTTAAGACAAGCAATAGTGGTAGTTTCTTAACGGGTACGGGTACGGGTCGGGTACCGGTTGGGATAGGGAGGAAACGGATGCGGGTTGTGGTAACGGGTGGGGCAGGGTTTGTAGGGTCACATTTAGTTGATAAGTTAATTAAAAGAGGTGATGAtgttattgttattgataattttttTACTGGAAGGAAAGAAAATTTGATGCATCATTTTGGGAATCATAGATTTGAGTTAATTAGACATGATGTTGTTGAACCTATTTTACTGGAAGTTGATCACATCTATCATTTGGCTTGTCCTGCTTCACCTGTTCATTATAAGTATAATCCCGTCAAGACTATTATATC AAATGTGATGGGTACTCTTAACATGTTGGGCCTTGCCAAGAGAATTGGTGCAAGGTTCTTGCTAACTAGTACAAGTGAGGTTTATGGTGATCCACTTGAGCATCCACAAAAGGAAACGTATTGGGGAAATGTGAATCCAATAG GTGTTAGGAGCTGTTATGACGAAGGAAAACGGACTGCTGAAACCTTGACTATGGATTACCATCGTGGTGCAGGTGTTGAG GTGCGCATAGCACGAATTTTCAATACATATGGACCTCGCATGTGTCTCGATGATGGACGTGTTGTCAGCAACTTTGTCGCGCAG GCCATCCGCAAGCAACCAATGACAGTGTATGGTGACGGGAAGCAAACACGAAGCTTTCAATATGTCTCTGACTTG GTTGATGGATTAGTGGCCTTAATGGAGGGTGAGCACATTGGCCCTTTCAACTTGGGAAACCCAGGAGAGTTCACCATGTTAGAGCTTGCCGAG GTTGTCAAAGAAGTGATTGATCCAAGTGCTACTATTGAGTTCAGAGCTAACACAGCTGATGATCCTCACAAGAGGAAGCCAGATATCAGCAGAGCAAAGGAACTGCTAAACTGGGAGCCCAAAGTACCCTTGAGGGACGGTTTGCCTCGCATGGTCAATGATTTTCGCAATCGCATCTTAAATGAAGATGAAGGGAAAGGCAACTAA